One genomic segment of Pseudomonadota bacterium includes these proteins:
- a CDS encoding alpha/beta hydrolase translates to MPGRPAEPKPEVLALGPHRLAIRQLRNQAAGAASVGPILLFLHEGLGSIGQWRDVPDALAEATGLPALVYDRIGHGASSRLEGKRPPDFMQREAWETLPLLLDRLGISQVVPIGHSDGGTIALFFAAAFPERVPGVVTEAAHVFVEEETLTGIRKAVEAFETGDLKPRLQRYHGENTETMFRGWADVWLSAGFRGFSALASLPKIACPALVLQGVEDEYGTKAQVEAIRSGIAGPVEAHLIANCGHAPHAQARASVLPLIADFVRRVVDG, encoded by the coding sequence TTGCCTGGCCGGCCAGCGGAACCGAAGCCGGAGGTGCTGGCGCTGGGTCCGCATCGCCTAGCAATTAGGCAACTTCGGAACCAAGCCGCCGGCGCCGCGAGCGTAGGGCCGATCCTCCTCTTCCTGCATGAAGGTCTGGGATCAATCGGCCAATGGCGCGACGTGCCCGACGCGCTGGCCGAGGCGACCGGACTTCCCGCCTTGGTCTATGACAGAATCGGCCATGGCGCCTCCTCGCGGCTGGAAGGCAAGCGGCCGCCGGATTTCATGCAGCGCGAGGCCTGGGAGACCCTGCCTCTTCTTTTGGACCGGCTCGGCATCAGCCAAGTAGTGCCGATCGGTCACAGCGACGGCGGCACCATTGCCCTCTTCTTTGCGGCGGCGTTCCCCGAGCGCGTGCCGGGCGTGGTGACCGAGGCCGCGCATGTATTTGTGGAAGAGGAGACGCTGACCGGTATCCGGAAGGCGGTCGAGGCGTTCGAGACCGGTGATCTCAAGCCCCGGCTCCAGCGCTATCACGGCGAGAATACCGAGACGATGTTCCGCGGCTGGGCCGATGTGTGGCTCAGCGCCGGTTTCCGCGGCTTCTCCGCGCTCGCATCATTGCCGAAGATCGCCTGCCCCGCCCTGGTGCTGCAAGGCGTCGAGGACGAGTACGGCACCAAGGCGCAGGTCGAGGCGATTCGGTCCGGCATCGCCGGTCCGGTCGAAGCGCATCTCATTGCTAATTGCGGACACGCGCCCCATGCGCAGGCGCGCGCCAGCGTGCTGCCGCTGATCGCGGATTTCGTCCGGCGCGTCGTTGACGGCTAG
- a CDS encoding AMP-binding protein encodes MRLANADTFPKVLLVNAKVFADRAANREKDLGIWQTWTWAQVLDEVRWLALGLAAMGFRRGDKLAIVGDNRPHLYWAITAVQALGGVPVPVYQDAVATEMQFVLDHCEARFAIAEDQEQVDKLLGLKERCPLLEAVIYADPRGLRNYPKEQLRSYASVQEEGRKFEAAHPGFFLEEIAKGKAEDVAIILYTSGTTGQPKGVMLSQRNIMATSLNWIEREGLNEHEESLAYLPMAWVGDHVFSYGQAYVAGFAVGCPESGATVMTDLRELGPTYFFAPPRIYENILTTVMIRMEDASYIKRRLFHYFMTLARRIGTRIIDEKPVSLLQRLLYGVGHVLVYGPLKNTLGFSRIRLAYTAGEAIGPDIFDFFRSLGINVKQLYGMTEASVALCIQPDGEVKPDTVGTPVEGVEIKITDTGEVMYRSPGVFVAYYKNERATQEAKAEDGWVHSGDAGFFDADGHLKIIDRSKDVGRLNDGTLFAPKYLENKLKFFPHIKEAVAFGHGRDHAAAMINIDMSAVGDWAERRGIAYSSYQELAAMGQVYDLVRGCIEAVNADLAHDRTLAGSQIKRFLILHKELDADDGELTRTRKVRRGFVAERYQPLVDGLYSSRERAAIETDVTFEDGRKSKSRAEIRIAEAQCLPAAAPPAEPEPLRKAG; translated from the coding sequence CTGCGGCTTGCCAATGCGGATACCTTCCCCAAGGTGCTGCTGGTCAACGCCAAGGTCTTCGCCGACCGCGCCGCCAACCGCGAGAAGGACCTCGGCATTTGGCAGACCTGGACCTGGGCGCAAGTGCTGGACGAGGTCCGCTGGCTTGCCTTAGGCCTGGCCGCCATGGGCTTCCGTCGCGGCGACAAGCTCGCGATCGTCGGCGACAACCGGCCGCATCTCTATTGGGCGATCACGGCGGTGCAAGCCTTGGGCGGCGTGCCGGTGCCGGTCTACCAGGATGCGGTCGCAACCGAGATGCAGTTCGTGCTCGACCATTGCGAGGCGCGCTTCGCCATCGCCGAGGATCAGGAGCAGGTCGACAAGTTGCTCGGCCTCAAGGAGCGCTGTCCGCTGCTCGAGGCCGTAATCTATGCCGATCCGAGAGGCCTCAGGAACTATCCGAAGGAGCAGCTACGCTCCTATGCCTCGGTGCAGGAGGAGGGGCGCAAATTCGAGGCGGCGCATCCCGGCTTCTTCCTGGAGGAGATCGCCAAGGGCAAGGCCGAGGATGTGGCGATCATCCTCTACACGTCGGGGACCACCGGTCAGCCCAAGGGCGTCATGCTGTCGCAACGCAACATCATGGCGACCTCGCTCAACTGGATCGAGCGCGAGGGATTGAACGAGCATGAGGAGTCGCTGGCCTACCTGCCGATGGCCTGGGTCGGCGACCACGTCTTCTCCTACGGTCAGGCCTATGTCGCGGGCTTCGCCGTCGGCTGCCCGGAGAGCGGCGCCACGGTGATGACCGATCTTCGGGAGCTCGGTCCCACCTATTTCTTCGCCCCACCCAGGATCTACGAGAACATTCTGACGACCGTCATGATCCGCATGGAGGACGCCTCTTACATCAAGCGCCGCCTGTTCCACTACTTCATGACGTTGGCGCGGCGGATCGGCACGCGCATCATCGACGAGAAGCCGGTCTCGCTCCTGCAGCGTTTGCTTTACGGCGTGGGCCACGTGCTGGTCTATGGGCCGCTCAAGAACACGCTGGGCTTCAGCCGCATCCGCCTTGCCTACACCGCAGGCGAAGCGATCGGCCCCGACATCTTCGATTTCTTCCGCTCGCTCGGCATCAACGTGAAGCAGCTCTACGGCATGACCGAGGCCTCGGTGGCACTCTGCATCCAGCCCGATGGCGAGGTGAAGCCCGACACCGTCGGCACGCCGGTCGAAGGGGTGGAGATCAAGATCACCGACACCGGTGAGGTCATGTACCGCTCGCCCGGCGTGTTCGTCGCCTACTACAAGAACGAGCGGGCGACCCAGGAGGCGAAGGCGGAGGACGGCTGGGTGCATTCGGGCGATGCCGGCTTCTTCGATGCCGACGGGCATTTGAAGATCATCGACCGCTCGAAGGACGTCGGCCGGCTCAACGACGGCACGCTCTTCGCCCCGAAATATCTCGAGAACAAGCTCAAGTTCTTCCCGCACATCAAGGAAGCAGTCGCCTTCGGCCATGGCCGCGACCATGCGGCGGCGATGATCAACATCGACATGAGCGCGGTCGGCGATTGGGCCGAGCGCCGCGGCATCGCCTATTCGAGCTACCAGGAGCTGGCCGCCATGGGCCAGGTCTACGATTTGGTGCGCGGCTGCATCGAAGCGGTGAACGCCGATCTCGCCCACGACCGCACGCTCGCCGGCTCGCAGATCAAGCGCTTCCTCATCCTGCACAAGGAGCTCGACGCCGATGACGGCGAGCTCACCCGCACCCGCAAGGTTAGGCGCGGCTTCGTCGCCGAGCGCTACCAGCCGCTGGTGGACGGGCTCTATTCCAGCCGGGAGCGGGCGGCGATCGAGACCGACGTCACCTTCGAGGATGGCCGCAAAAGCAAGAGCCGGGCCGAGATCCGCATCGCCGAAGCGCAATGCCTGCCGGCCGCCGCCCCGCCGGCGGAGCCCGAGCCCTTGCGCAAGGCAGGGTGA
- the puuE gene encoding allantoinase PuuE produces the protein MEEPVALSSPSAYPRDLVGYGRRPPQAGWPGAARIAVQLVLNYEEGGENCILHGDAASEAFLSESVGAVPWPGQRNPNMESVYEYGSRAGFWRLWRLFTRRKVPITVYGVATALARNPEAVAAMREADWEIASHGLKWIDYKDMPEGEERVHLGEAIRIHTEVTGQRPLGWYTGRCSGHTLKLVMEEGGFLYSSDSYADDLPIWIAGPRGPHLVIPYTLDTNDMRFATPQGFNSGDQFFGYLRDAFDTLYAEGAETPKMLSIGLHCRLVGRPGRIAALERFLDHAAAHDGVWLARRIDIARHWHAHHAPAKGAPSLRS, from the coding sequence ATGGAGGAACCCGTGGCTCTGAGCTCTCCTTCCGCTTATCCGCGCGACCTCGTGGGCTATGGGCGCCGTCCGCCCCAGGCAGGCTGGCCGGGAGCGGCACGCATCGCGGTGCAACTCGTCCTCAACTATGAAGAGGGCGGCGAGAACTGCATCCTGCACGGCGATGCCGCATCGGAGGCCTTCCTCTCCGAGAGCGTCGGCGCGGTGCCGTGGCCGGGCCAGCGCAACCCGAACATGGAGTCGGTTTACGAATATGGCTCGCGCGCCGGCTTTTGGCGGCTGTGGCGGCTCTTCACCCGGCGTAAGGTGCCGATCACCGTCTATGGCGTGGCGACCGCGCTCGCGCGCAACCCCGAAGCGGTGGCGGCGATGCGCGAGGCCGATTGGGAGATCGCCAGCCATGGCTTGAAGTGGATCGACTACAAGGACATGCCCGAGGGCGAGGAGCGCGTCCATCTCGGCGAGGCGATCCGCATCCACACGGAAGTCACCGGCCAGCGGCCGCTCGGCTGGTACACCGGTCGTTGCTCCGGCCACACCCTCAAGCTCGTCATGGAAGAGGGCGGCTTTCTCTACTCGTCGGATTCCTATGCCGACGATCTGCCCATTTGGATCGCGGGCCCGCGCGGGCCGCATCTGGTCATTCCCTATACTCTCGACACGAACGACATGCGCTTCGCCACCCCCCAGGGCTTCAACTCCGGCGATCAATTCTTCGGTTACCTCAGAGACGCCTTCGACACGCTCTACGCCGAAGGCGCGGAGACGCCAAAGATGCTGTCGATCGGCCTGCACTGCCGGCTCGTCGGGCGTCCGGGCCGGATCGCGGCGCTCGAGCGCTTCCTCGACCATGCGGCGGCCCATGATGGCGTCTGGCTCGCCCGTCGGATCGACATCGCGCGGCACTGGCACGCGCACCATGCGCCCGCGAAGGGGGCGCCGTCGCTCCGCTCCTAG